The following coding sequences lie in one Nitrospirota bacterium genomic window:
- a CDS encoding response regulator, with amino-acid sequence MANSIEDKARILVIDDELQNLGYLTGIIKSRGYEVLTASTGSDGLTMATVELPDVILLDVFLPDINGIKICSMLKGNPLTQHIPVMMMTGMTEGNVKADCLQSGANDFLGKPVDPHELVLRVKNLLLLGHYALLFSENRALREMRRTEEQFKSFIDSSQDMVFRTDKAGTFTMMNQAGADILGYRSISEILGGKAADYWRNPEDRARMVETIRREGIVKTYPIPAKKADGTLIDLEATSRIIEDEQGNFAGIEGIIRDVTERNIRERQMQRQKEELQLKHEELNELFRKVESIKKEWESSFDATGDMIVIVDSSGLIKRCNRVFMEFSRKTYESVLLKDLDSVLDEMGFSRHATYQGSAELFHETSGRWFQLNSHPFMDAENLEGSIVTVHDTTEMKNITAALEITNTQIEENRVKLQNALDEISTLIQQVTLKKDFSVRFANPHLKKCHEVMNCRKADCPCHGTVAERCWQIAGTFCGGRVQGEFTDKFDNCAECPTYKFATADPIYQIGESFNNMMHILELQHAELERAYNELKIAQSQITQQEKMASIGQLAAGVAHEINNPTGFIMSNLGSFQKYVDRLTEFIRVQGEAVRELATPLSLPLIGGDDTREVCVIRDRETVMKDLEARKKTLKVDFITDDIRSLVSESLEGANRISKIVRDLKNFSRVDEAELMMADITAGIESTINIVWNELKYKATVVKEYGSIPQTKCNPGQMNQVFMNILVNAAHAIEKQGEIRIRTWEEDGYINVSIADTGSGIPADMLNRIFEPFFTTKEVGKGTGLGLSITYDIVKKHKGEIKVESEVGKGTTFVVSIPVVEG; translated from the coding sequence GTGGCAAATTCTATTGAAGATAAAGCCAGGATACTGGTGATAGATGACGAGCTCCAGAACCTCGGCTATCTGACGGGAATCATAAAAAGCAGAGGCTACGAAGTGCTGACCGCATCTACCGGATCTGATGGCCTCACCATGGCCACAGTCGAACTTCCTGATGTTATACTTCTGGATGTCTTTCTGCCGGACATTAACGGCATAAAAATCTGCAGTATGCTCAAGGGCAATCCGCTGACCCAGCATATTCCGGTCATGATGATGACCGGAATGACTGAAGGGAATGTTAAAGCAGACTGCCTGCAGTCTGGTGCGAATGATTTTCTTGGTAAGCCTGTTGATCCTCACGAGCTGGTCCTGCGGGTTAAAAACCTGCTCTTGCTGGGCCATTATGCGTTACTCTTTTCAGAGAACAGGGCACTCAGGGAAATGAGAAGGACCGAGGAGCAGTTCAAGAGCTTCATTGACAGCAGTCAGGACATGGTCTTCCGAACAGACAAAGCTGGGACTTTTACCATGATGAACCAGGCCGGCGCCGATATACTGGGCTATCGATCCATCTCTGAAATTCTTGGAGGAAAGGCTGCAGACTATTGGCGAAACCCCGAAGACCGGGCACGTATGGTTGAAACGATCAGGAGAGAAGGGATCGTTAAGACATATCCTATTCCTGCTAAGAAGGCCGATGGAACCTTGATCGATCTGGAGGCAACAAGTCGTATCATAGAGGACGAGCAGGGAAACTTTGCAGGCATCGAGGGTATTATCAGGGACGTTACCGAGAGGAATATCCGGGAGCGCCAGATGCAGAGGCAGAAAGAAGAGCTTCAGCTGAAACACGAGGAGCTGAACGAACTCTTCAGGAAAGTCGAGTCGATAAAAAAGGAATGGGAAAGCTCTTTCGATGCAACTGGCGACATGATTGTCATTGTCGATAGTAGTGGCCTGATCAAACGGTGCAATAGGGTTTTTATGGAGTTTTCCCGGAAAACCTATGAAAGCGTACTCCTGAAAGATCTGGATTCTGTGCTTGACGAGATGGGTTTTTCACGCCATGCCACGTATCAGGGCAGCGCTGAACTGTTCCATGAAACGAGCGGCCGCTGGTTTCAGCTTAACTCTCATCCCTTCATGGACGCAGAAAATCTTGAGGGCAGTATCGTGACTGTTCACGATACAACCGAGATGAAGAATATTACCGCTGCCCTCGAAATCACGAACACGCAGATTGAAGAAAACAGGGTGAAACTGCAGAATGCACTGGACGAGATTTCAACGCTGATCCAGCAGGTGACCCTAAAAAAGGATTTTAGCGTTCGTTTTGCAAATCCTCATCTCAAGAAATGCCATGAGGTTATGAACTGCAGAAAAGCTGACTGTCCGTGCCATGGCACTGTTGCAGAGCGCTGCTGGCAGATTGCCGGCACATTCTGCGGAGGCAGGGTCCAGGGTGAATTTACCGATAAGTTTGATAACTGCGCCGAATGCCCTACCTATAAATTTGCTACGGCCGATCCTATCTATCAGATCGGTGAAAGTTTTAATAACATGATGCATATACTCGAACTGCAGCACGCTGAACTAGAGCGGGCCTATAATGAGCTGAAGATCGCCCAGTCCCAGATCACCCAGCAGGAGAAGATGGCATCAATTGGGCAGCTTGCTGCAGGAGTTGCGCATGAGATAAATAATCCGACCGGCTTTATCATGAGCAACCTGGGGTCCTTTCAGAAATATGTGGACAGGCTGACTGAGTTTATACGAGTTCAGGGAGAGGCGGTTAGAGAACTTGCAACCCCCCTCAGCCTTCCTTTGATAGGCGGGGACGATACGCGGGAAGTGTGTGTCATCAGGGACAGGGAAACCGTAATGAAAGATCTGGAGGCGCGAAAGAAGACCCTGAAGGTGGACTTTATCACGGATGACATAAGGAGTCTGGTATCAGAATCATTGGAGGGGGCCAATAGGATCTCAAAAATTGTGCGGGACCTGAAAAATTTTTCGCGGGTAGATGAGGCAGAGCTGATGATGGCTGACATTACTGCCGGCATTGAGAGCACCATCAATATCGTCTGGAACGAGCTGAAGTACAAGGCTACCGTAGTGAAAGAATATGGATCTATACCGCAGACAAAATGCAATCCCGGGCAGATGAACCAGGTCTTCATGAACATACTGGTTAATGCTGCGCATGCGATAGAAAAACAGGGAGAGATACGGATAAGGACATGGGAAGAAGACGGGTATATCAACGTATCGATAGCTGACACCGGAAGCGGGATACCGGCAGACATGCTGAACCGTATTTTTGAGCCGTTTTTTACGACCAAGGAAGTGGGCAAGGGAACAGGGCTGGGACTAAGCATAACGTACGATATTGTAAAGAAGCACAAAGGAGAAATCAAAGTGGAGAGTGAAGTCGGCAAAGGGACCACCTTTGTGGTCAGCATACCTGTAGTGGAGGGATAA